One Onthophagus taurus isolate NC chromosome 11, IU_Otau_3.0, whole genome shotgun sequence genomic window carries:
- the LOC111422137 gene encoding syntaxin-5: protein MQARRRRAGSESEPFIVVESNSWLPKDTSNRDVSQRYYVEEFIDDFIEPEVVMTARDRTSEFINTIQSLQGRNIARAVSVKDARKSRIIQSHTEFMLIAKNIGRNISSSYTKLEKLTLLAKKRSLFDDRTSEIQELTYIIKGDLNSLNQQIAQLQEVSKKQRSTTNGKHLQSHSSSVVLALQSKLATMSTDFKQILEVRTENLRHQKNRRDQFSQSGVSSGLPPSFSAQNPNSALMQDQESTMINLESSALIPKNHMQAALIRDETDNYLQNRAETMQNIESTIVELGGIFQQLAHMVKEQEEMVERIDTNVQDAELNIEAAHAQILKYFQSVTSNRWLMIKIFGVLIFFFIFFIVFMA from the exons ATGCAAGCTAGGAGACGACGCGCCGGTTCCGAATCAGAACCGTTTATAGTGGTGGAATCTAATTCTTGGCTTCCCAAAGATACCAGTAACAGGGATGTTTCACAACGGTATTATGTAGAAGAATTCATTGACGATTTTATTGAACCAGAAGTAGTTATGACGGCACGTGACCGTACCAGTGAATTTATAAACACTATTCAGTCGTTACAAGGAAGAAATATAGCCAGGGCTGTTAGCGTTAAAGATGCCAGAAAATCCAGAATTATTCAAAGTCACACTGAGTTTATGTTGATCGCTAAAAATATTGGAAGAAATATTTCTAGTAGTTATACTAAATTGGAAAAGTTAACATTGT tggCAAAAAAGCGTTCTCTTTTTGATGATCGTACATCAGAAATTCAGGAGCTTACTTATATAATAAAAGGGGATTTGAACAgtttaaatcaacaaatagCTCAATTACAAGAGGTTTCAAAGAAACAAAGAAGTACAACAAATGGAAAACATTTGCAATCTCATTCAAGTAGCGTCGTTTTGGCTTTGCAATCAAAATTGGCTACAATGTCAACTGATTTTAAGCAAATTCTTGAAGTGCGCACGGAGAATTTGAGACATCAAAAGAATCGAAGGGATCAGTTTTCGCAAAGTGGGGTTTCTAGCGGATTACCACCTTCATTTAGTGCGCAAAATCCAa aTAGTGCCTTAATGCAAGATCAAGAATCAACGATGATTAATTTGGAGAGTTCGGCTTTAATTCCAAAGAATCACATGCAGGCTGCTTTGATACGAGATGAAACTGATAATTATTTGCAAAATAGAGCTGAAACTATGCAAAATATCGAGTCGACGATAGTGGAATTAGGaggaatttttcaacaattggCACATATGGTTAAAGAGCAAGAGGAAATGGTGGAACGAATCGACACAAATGTTCAAGACGCTGAATTAAATATAGAAGCGGCCCACGcgcaaatattaaaatattttcagtcgGTCACTTCTAATCGTtggttaatgataaaaatatttggggttttaatctttttctttattttctttattgtatTCATGGCGTAg